From the genome of Mastacembelus armatus chromosome 21, fMasArm1.2, whole genome shotgun sequence:
AGTACAGCACAACCGTATTAGTGCAATCCCTTTTGAcctctgtgtatgtatgtgcatgtgtgtattaaagaagagagggagagacaggtaAACAATAATCATGGGTACCAGTCTTTGTTGAGAACAATGCATTTCTAAGATGTTTTCAGTTATGTAATCATAGAAGTGGTTGCAGAAATATGGGAACAGGAGCAGTCAGGAGAGGACTGGTTAGAGATGTGCGCACAGGTCTGACCATTAAGCCCAATTAGCATGTTTAAAGCCAACTGCAATGTGTCTGTGCTTCACGTGAAGGCCACCCCACAAAGCACCGATTTACCTCTAATCAAATTGAAGACTTAGTAGAAAGAAGCCgcttttttcccctcagctGGCCTTGCGAGCACCATGGCACGCGTCTGGCaaccaccacacaaacacacacccacgcaaacaagcacataaacacaccatgccctttcttttttttctttttactctgGACTTTTCTGCCCTTTGTTTTGCTTGGCACTATTTAGGTACTTTTTCAGGATTGCCTTGTCCAGCTTTAAGCAGCTGAACAGTGCTTACTGTGCAGTCATGTATGCACTGTAATATACCATGTTGTTTAAGATATGACGCGTGAAACAGACTAAATTGTTGAATGAAAACGATATGGATTTATCTCACCCTGTTAAAGTTTAAATGTTCTTTGCATAGAGCTCAATTAGTAAAATTATATGCTATTGACATATTTAGGTTACATGTAACATGTGCAATTAGATATGAAAACTGTTTATCATGTCAGGATACACAGATTTTATGCTAGAGTAAGGTGgtaaactataaaaatgtatttacatatcTTAACTCAGTAGTCTAATATTCAGGATCTCTGTCTGCATCCTGAATGTGATGCATCCTTGGTCCCATGCCCTTGGGATGCTAGTCAGATGCTTGGCACTCAGTGATGGTAAGGACCCTTCTTTACCACCACTGCCtctgtccttccttcctgtAGAAGGAGAGTGGCAGCATAAGACCATCTTGTGATCTGAGGATTATAGCCTCTTAGTGTTAGTGTGGTTATTTGGGGGAGTGTCTGACACCTCTGGCCTAataaatcagctgctgttttcattctgggaacaaaaacatgttttccctATCATTCAATAATCACTGACTCATTAactgatccttttttttttaccttgtctCGATCACATACTTATCCTTTTAAAACCCCTCTCCCACCAGTTAATTCCAAGTCTGCTGATCTGCTCTCTGTAAAGCCTAAAATTGTACAAactcatatatttattttaaatggtaCTGGAAATCCTAAATGATAAATATGATGCACAAAGCTTCTAAAATATTACTATTTCATGGAGAGGTgcaggtgtaaaaaaaaaggcaaatatttAGCCAGTATTACACGGCTCAAATTACCTTAAAGCTTTTTTATGCCAAAATGGATGCGTTAAGGGGTTAATCTTACGTCTGGAGGTGGTGGGCTTTCATATGCCATGTTTTTTCATCAGAGTCCTGACGTCAGCTGCACCTTGAGGTGACAGAGCCCCAGAGAGCTGCCCTATCTCACAGATAAAGGCTACTCTCCGCTTGGAGGCATCTGTGAATTGGATCATTCTCTGCCTGGTTTTCTAAAGGGTCTGGTGGCTCAAAAGCATTACCCTCCGCTATTCAGTGGAATTTAGTGACATTTAATTCACAGTTGGCTGGCAGCATTATCCTGACAGGGCTTTGTCATTTATCAAAACTTGCTTTGTTGTGCAACCTTTTAGCTCAGCTGCTTTGTCCCAGAGGGCTCTCCTGGGAAATGGAGGCTTTCGATGAGCCCCAGGAAAGGATTGGGAACTGTATCTTCCAAGCCCATGGTGTTGTGCTGGGCAATAGAGATTGCCCTTACGGTGTTTATGACACATTAGGCAGGACACATGTGAACAACCCATGtgaatctgtctctctgtttccaagaaaataaaagataagGGTAGCTTGAAATTCAACACCATTATCTCATGCCAACTAGTGACAGCCGCAGGGAAATCATTTCCAAGCATTAGATacttgtttgtctgcatgtgaATGTTGTGTATTCCCCTTTTGGGcttatgtttgtgtgcaaaaatgaaaacattatatAAATGCATGCAAGAAGTCACTGAAGGCTGGCTTATGCAACAGGACATAGCATGGAACGACAGAGTGTTGGTGTTTTGTTCAACTGGAACAAGTAGAGAACTATGAGATGGGGATTTTTGTGGTTAGAAATGTCTATAAATGCCTGTAACAGGTTCCACTGGAGAACCTGGAACAAATTTTGTTCAGCTAAAATAAATTCTTCATCATCAAATGCAGCTTTTAACCcaatttcttttttactctACCTTTCTCTCAGGTCATGGAGACCAAAGACATGCTGTACATTGTAACAGAGTATGCAAAGAATGGAGAGATGTTTGGTGAGTTCAGCTTTCAAATTTAGCTTTTTAACTTGTAAAAATTTAATATAGGTAAAAGTTTTTTGAGGTGGAACTGTCTCAAATATGGACTTGAGCAAAAATATTGTCTCTCTGCAGACCACCTGACCTCAAATGGTCGTATGAGTGAAGATGAGGCACGAAAGAAGTTCTGGCAGATTGTTACAGCAGTGGACTACTGCCATCGACACCACATTGTTCATCGTGACCTAAAAACTGAGAACCTGCTGCTGGATGCCAACATGAATATCAAACTGGCTGGTATGTGTACTATATGCTGTTTACTGTTACCATGGTTACTGATAGCAGGAGGGTGCCAGATGTTAGATCGTGTGTTCATTAATTTTATTAGAAATCTTTGAATCTGAACCATTTCTGTTTACcttcatgctgtttttgtccagacaaattcattttttccagACAAATGTATGTGATTTTGTAGGATTAGAAACCATCCTAATTAGGttactgttctgtctgtgtgctaATTAAATGTGACTAATTCACTCATTTTACCCAGACTAACATAAACCGCACAAAATGACTCTAGCACACAGAGAGTGTTGCAAATAGAAATATCAATCTAAGAGCAGAGATAGAACAAATGTGTAACATTAGCTTGATGTGATATGGTGCACAAATGTCTCCATACATTATGATGACAAATTACATAACAGTGTAGTTAAAAGAAGGCAACAAATCTGTGTTTCATCACCACCTCTCATTAGGATGGAGAGTAAATCAGTGCGTTTCAAAATCGTTGTGCTTCTCTGTGTCTTGCAGACTTTGGGTTTGGAAACTTCTACAATGCAGGGGAGCCTCTGTCTACATGGTGTGGCAGCCCGCCTTATGCTGCCCCTGAGGTGTTTGAAGGGAAAGAGTATGAGGGGCCTCAGCTGGACATTTGGGTAAGCTTGTACAAAGAAAATATGTATGGTGTGATTCAAATAGACATTAGTAGTTTAAAAACATTgctaacactttttttttgttttgctattttCTTCACAGAGCCTTGGTGTGGTGCTTTATGTACTCGTCTGCGGTTCTCTTCCATTTGATGCACCCAATCTTCCCACACTCAGACAGAGAGTCACAGAGGGTCGATTCAGAATCCCTTTCTTCATGTCCGAAGGTACCCATTCTCCTCACATGACAATTAATTTAACCATGACAATTACTGCTAATTACCACTTCAGTTTGAATACAAATCACTCACAATACTCACTCTTGGTTTACATCCTCCAGACTGTGAAAATCTGATCCGTAAGATGTTGGTGGTGGACCCAGCCAAGAGGATCAGTGTAGCCCAAATCAAGCAGCACCGCTGGATGCTGGCGGACCCAACAGCTGCCCATCAGACCCTCAGCCATTCCCTGTCAGACTACAACTCAAACCTGGGGGACTACAGTGAACCTGTGTTGGGCATCATGAACACACTGGGCATTGACCGCCAGCGGACTATTGAGGTACTGaacaatatatatatgaatatataaaaatgtacagcCGAAAATTCACACTTTGTAATTTGCTTCTTGCACTGGGGCAGTTTCTTCTTATGTTCGCACCAACAAAACTATATTTATAGAGATATGTTACTGTTATTTTATAAAAGCACATAAAGATGAGATAAATAATCTATAAAAAGGGGAATGGATACATATGAACAGAATAAACTGCTATCGAAGGTAAAACGACTAATCTACTTCTTTCTGTCCTTCCTCAGTctctgcagagcagcagctACAATCACTTCTCTGCTATCTACTACCTGCTGctggagagagtgagagagcatCGCGCCCAGCAGCTGAGCCGCCAGTGTGGAACCTGGAGCCAGAGACCGAGAGGTGCCCCTGACTCCACCAGCCCAGAGGTGAGTACCCCTGCTGGATGTACCAAGCTGAAACTGACCCAATTTGCACCTTCTGCTTAAAGTCTAacattctgtgttttttctgctttcttctAGGTGATTATGGAGTCCAAAGACAGCTTCAGGACTACACCATTTTCAGTTCCATCCAAAAACACTACACCTGTTTACTCAGAGATAGAGTGTGATCAAGGTGGATTGTTCCAGGTAAAAAGATTGATATGTAAAAGTTGACAGCATTCAGCAGCTTAGAGGCCAGGAGATTTAATCCCTTGTGTCCTCTGACAGTCAGTGGTTAACAGTCTGTCTTCCCCTCTTTCAGCGTGTAGTGTTTCCAGTGGAGGCCAGCCTGAACAGATTGCTCTGGAATCGCTCCATTTCGCCCAACAGCCTGCTGGAGACGAGCATCAGCGAAGAGGTGCGACCCAGAGAcctggaagaggaggaggcaacACAAACTCTTGGGCCTCTACTTCCTCCTACAACCACCTCCCGTAGACACACTCTGGCTGAGGTGTCTGCCCGTTTCCACCAGTGCAACCCTCCATGTAAGTATAACAcacttatttaaaaacacacaataattcCCATGTCAGATATACAGAATTTAATGTCTTACTTGTCCTGTTCCTATAGGTATTGTTGTCAGTCCCTCCGATGGGGCGTCATCTGACAGCTGTCTGAAGTCTTCATCCAGTCCTGCCCCAACTTTGCAGGCAACTATGGGTGAGACGTCAACACTTCTGGCGTCCAGGGCTGAAGGTGGAGCTTTGCTGCCCACTAGAACTCCTCTGGCCCTCTCCTCCCACCTACTTCCCCAGGCCCAAAGCAGCCTCCCTGCTGCCAGCTTCCAGGAGGGTCGTAGAGCTTCTGATACGTCCCTTACACAAGGTAGTGTCATTAATCTATCTACTTTTTTCTCATGTCTACTGTGTCACATTGTGGGATCAAAGAAGTATTGTGTAACACTTTCCCATGCCTTTCTGCAGGCCTCAAAGCTTTCCGCCAGCAGCTAAGGAAAAACACGCGCACTAAAGGGCTTCTGGGATTAAATAAGATCAAGGGTCTGACAAGGCAGGTTATTCCTCCACCCTCCTGTAACCGTGGTAGCCGTGGTTCACTGGGTCCAGCCCTCTCTGAGCACCGCACCATGTTGGAGGAGGTGCTGCACCAGCAGAGGTGAGATACACTGTTACAGGAAGGCACACTGTTAGTAAATTCCACATATTAGATCATATAGAACAGAAATGTTGTTTGTAATTTGTAAAGGAAAGCAGGAGAGATTCAGAGACAGATGTAATTCAAAGATACTGCATGAGGTGAATTGTACAATTCAGGTCAAAAATCAGAATCAAAGCATCCTATTGTGCACTGCAAGTAAAAGTCTACAAACCCACTAAGAAATCAACTATAGGACAAACTGAAAACCTCTAATCATCTAATGTAGTCTTAATTTTTAATGAAGTGTGCTCACAGTATCAGTCTTTCAGTCAACTTTGaaggacatacagtacaaagtCTGATGCACTTTATCTTTATTCCAGGATGTTACAGATCCAGCATCAACCCCAGCCTCAGGTCCAAGCTGCTCAGACTGGACCTACCCAAAACCCCCTGTGTTTTCTGGCCCAGCAGCAGTCACCCTCTCCTCCGCCTACTGCTGTGTTCGCTTCCTCCTCCATGTTTGACAGCTCCTCCCTGCCTCCTCAGCAAGCTTCAGTGGGTCTAATGCACAGCCCCTGGCAGCAGTCCCTCAAGACTTCCTCTTCTGGCTGTTCCTCATCCTGCTAtgcctcctctctgtctcctgtaGCCTCTGCTGCTTACCTTCTTGAGGCCCATCTGCACATCAGCCAGCAACCACACTCTCCAACACAGTCCAGTGTCCAACAGCAGCCTCAGTTTGCAACACAGGGCACCTTCCCTATCCTGTCCAAACCAACGATGTGGAGCATAGACACATCATCCAGCACGGATCCTGACATGCAAGAGTTAGGTCTGGCCGGgcagcagctcagcagctgtgtgatggtgAAGTAAATCATCAGCCATTAAGACCAAcaattgttttctctgtggaagATGCTTAGAGCAAAAATGACTTGATTTTGAGCCTAGAAGAAAAGAGAGCAGAAGTGGGGGCAGACAACAAAAAAGCAGATGCAAGAAACAAATTGACACTTTATTTAACAACATGCGGTACACGTGCTAAACATGTCTGTATGTTGTATGTATGCTTTTGATATCATATAAGCTAAAGACTTTAGCAATAACCAAACTCTGGATGAGGTGAAAAATCCGTATCATACAGCCAGAGAAGCAATAATAGACTGAAAGACTCTCATCCAGCTCCCTGATGGACTCAACTTGAATGAAATGAGAGCTGACGTTATAATCTATTGAAAGTTCTTATGCTGTTaacttagttttttttttttttttcattgtttgaaaACAGGAAGGCTCAGTCTTCCTCATTCTTTTTTTAGTCACCATTTATGTCAtgttctcagtgtttttcaCTTGACTGGACAAAAGAccaaaattcttttttttttttttatttatttttcccactTGCTTTTCTAGGGTCATTTCTCTGTAGCAGTGCACTAAGCTTACGAGCGTTTGAAGAGTTGATTTCGATTCTTATggaaactgacttttttttgtattttcttttttctttttttctttttttttttttgcttcggTGCAAGTTTAGTATAGCTACGCAAATGTTGCTTTTACCTCAAGCTGCAAAGAGACTGCTACATCCTCACCAGCCAAAACTAAAGAAAGCAAGTGTCACTGATTGAGCAAAGCACAATAGGTACATCAGTCAGCTTGGTAGAACCTCACATATGTGGATGTATTGATCCACATTCTCTTCATTTGATAAGCACCTTCTTGTTAGATGCTTTCCTACCTCCTCAGGCAAGATttgggaaagagaaaaataatccCATAGGAGGAATGACATTCTTCAAATAGACAGAACAAAGACTGTGGGAACAGTGCAGTATTTCACATTGAAATAGAAAGGAAAGATGAGGCTCTACATAGGATGGTCAGATTTTACATGCATATTTGCCTGaggcttttgtttttaatgtgtctgtTTGACTTTGCTGTGCTAGCTAGCTGACTAGAACCGGTACTAGTTATATAACATAACATGATACTGTAGAAATCGAAAGGAGACACTGAAGGCATTTCAAAATGCTGTACCTTCACACAGCATGCATGTCGTTCTTTAACTGAAAGGAAAAATTTGGGTTTTACCAAAGAATGAACAGCACAACAGATGAGTGATCTATTACAGATACACTACTGAGTTTTCACTTTGAATGCTGTCCCAAAATGTAGCATGGTGGTTGGCTAACATTTTCACATGATCTCCTAAGTTTTTGCTCTGAGAAAAACTCCCACTGCCACCGAATCGTAATGCTACATGTGTTAATGTCTTTAGCTGTTACAATGAGGACCGTGGTGGTATtcatttttgtacttttctaGGAAAAAaacgaagaaaaaaaaagctgaacatAGCAATACCTGCTGGAAGGTGAACTTTCTTCAGTTGTCCACAAGTGGCTAGAAGTAGGTAGAAATGACCTGCAACAAGCCAGCATATTTGTGCAGATGATGCATTAAAAAAGCTGCAAGAATATTGCGAGAGGAATACTATAAGCTTAACTAGTTTTCTCATATCTGTGAAACATCTTATAGAGATGGAGTGTTTTTCCAAACATAGTTCTACATTGGAAACATGCAGTGTTGATAATTCCAACCAACAATGTTTTGTTGGTTACACCAACATCTGTGCCTTTCTCTGAACCCTCAATCAGAGGTCTCCAGCTCTGATTGCTACACTGAAGAAATAAAGTTGTATGGCTCCAATACTGGCCATTCAGTGAGAAGCCCCTTTTGATACCTTCTTTGACCTTTCAACTTGCAGTGTCAACAGAAGCAAGAATTGCACTTTATTCCTAATTCTTACTACCATTTTTGGTTTCTTCACAAAACTATGGAAACACTAAGACTCTTGAT
Proteins encoded in this window:
- the sik1 gene encoding serine/threonine-protein kinase SIK1, whose product is MVIMTENNPAAQSSPAQGRPLQVGFYEIIRTLGKGNFAVVKLAKHKVTKTQVAIKIIDKTRLNPSNLEKIYREVQIMKLLNHPHIIKLYQVMETKDMLYIVTEYAKNGEMFDHLTSNGRMSEDEARKKFWQIVTAVDYCHRHHIVHRDLKTENLLLDANMNIKLADFGFGNFYNAGEPLSTWCGSPPYAAPEVFEGKEYEGPQLDIWSLGVVLYVLVCGSLPFDAPNLPTLRQRVTEGRFRIPFFMSEDCENLIRKMLVVDPAKRISVAQIKQHRWMLADPTAAHQTLSHSLSDYNSNLGDYSEPVLGIMNTLGIDRQRTIESLQSSSYNHFSAIYYLLLERVREHRAQQLSRQCGTWSQRPRGAPDSTSPEVIMESKDSFRTTPFSVPSKNTTPVYSEIECDQGGLFQRVVFPVEASLNRLLWNRSISPNSLLETSISEEVRPRDLEEEEATQTLGPLLPPTTTSRRHTLAEVSARFHQCNPPCIVVSPSDGASSDSCLKSSSSPAPTLQATMGETSTLLASRAEGGALLPTRTPLALSSHLLPQAQSSLPAASFQEGRRASDTSLTQGLKAFRQQLRKNTRTKGLLGLNKIKGLTRQVIPPPSCNRGSRGSLGPALSEHRTMLEEVLHQQRMLQIQHQPQPQVQAAQTGPTQNPLCFLAQQQSPSPPPTAVFASSSMFDSSSLPPQQASVGLMHSPWQQSLKTSSSGCSSSCYASSLSPVASAAYLLEAHLHISQQPHSPTQSSVQQQPQFATQGTFPILSKPTMWSIDTSSSTDPDMQELGLAGQQLSSCVMVK